Proteins from a single region of Nitrospirota bacterium:
- a CDS encoding GntR family transcriptional regulator: MEKLIDREHPLKLYVQLYEILRGKIESGEWSVYTQIPTEEELCKTYEISKATVRLAISEMVRQGYLRRQQGKGTFVCKRIIPEGLSMLTSFKELMLEAGIIFTTKVLAQTVMMPTDDISLKLDVHDDKHVIYLKRLRLVDNEPVLLQETYIPHHICPPLLDEDLENNSLLEVLEKKYSIKITKVKGYIGIAYLSAEESSLLELQEGSAALLIEQFFYSGEIQIQYTRSIKQPERFRFFLELERKVS; this comes from the coding sequence ATGGAAAAACTAATTGACAGAGAGCACCCCCTGAAACTTTACGTCCAGCTCTATGAAATATTAAGGGGGAAAATTGAGAGCGGGGAATGGAGTGTTTATACCCAGATACCCACAGAAGAAGAACTATGCAAAACATATGAAATAAGTAAGGCAACTGTGCGGCTTGCAATCTCTGAGATGGTAAGGCAAGGTTATCTCAGACGACAGCAGGGCAAAGGGACCTTTGTATGCAAGAGGATTATCCCCGAAGGTCTTTCCATGCTGACAAGTTTTAAGGAATTAATGCTTGAGGCAGGAATAATTTTTACTACAAAGGTGCTTGCACAGACAGTAATGATGCCGACAGACGACATAAGTTTAAAATTAGATGTTCACGATGATAAGCATGTGATTTACCTGAAAAGACTGCGCCTCGTGGACAATGAGCCTGTTTTACTGCAGGAAACATACATACCGCATCATATTTGTCCTCCGCTCTTAGATGAGGATTTAGAAAATAATTCCCTGCTTGAAGTCCTTGAAAAAAAATACAGCATAAAGATTACCAAGGTCAAAGGCTACATTGGAATTGCATATCTCAGCGCCGAAGAATCCAGCTTATTGGAATTACAGGAAGGCTCTGCCGCACTGCTTATAGAACAATTTTTTTATTCAGGTGAAATTCAGATACAATATACGCGGTCCATTAAACAGCCGGAACGGTTTAGATTCTTTTTAGAACTTGAACGAAAGGTGTCGTAA